TGCGACTGGGCATGGATGGGGTCAGACAGGGTCAACAGGGTCAACGGGATCAGACAGGATCAGAGGACTAAGGGGTTGAGGGGCAGACTGAGAGGTCGTAGGGGCCTGGGGTCAGATGGGATTAGGGGGTCACAAGAGgtcaggagacagagaggggtctTGGGGACGACGGGGGCAGTGTTAGGGGGTCAGGGCTCGTCGGTACCTGGGGGCTGTAACGGTGCTGTTGGCTTTCCTGGCCGGAGCtttcttctgattggctggcttgGTCTGTTGCGGAGTCTTGGCTCTCTTCTCGTCCTCCACCTTCCCCTTAGCcggcttctccttctctttcttcttctccttgtcctttttctccttcttcttctttggtttgCTGACCGGAGCCTGTGATAGGACAGCCAGTTGTTCGTGGACCGCCTTCAactgagggtggtgtgtgtgtggggggggaggggggcgtggggggagggggcgtggtCAAAAAGACAAAGGGGGCGGGGCATCAGCCATCTCTGGAGTGTGCAGTTTCCTAGCAACCTGCATCTCCAGACACCATTACAGCCACCCCAGGCACACCTCCACAAGACAGAGAGATCTGTTTTGTCCTTTTGGTTTTAAATCAGtgtttctcaaccctggtcctgaaGGAGAccatgtcctgcatgttctagatcaggggttcccaatcctggtcctctggcctccctgccctgcatgttttagatgtttccctgctccaacacaactGGTtccaatgaatgggtcgttatctagttatgcagaaaccTGCTAACGaaggaaacgtctaaaacatgcagggcagggaggcccgaggaccaggaacccctgttctagatgtttccctgatccaacaCACCCAATTCCGAAGAACGGGTCATTACCAGGCTTCTCCCGGAGCTCGATAACgacccgttcatttgaatcaggtgtgttggagcagagaaacatctagaacatgcaggacaccAAGCCCTGAAGACCAGGGATGAGAAATGGTTTTAATCATGAGTCACCCACCTCGGCCGACatttagacagagacagaaatatgAATCACTCCCAGATCAGCCCTGATTCAGCACAATTGCAATATGATTGGCGGTTTCCCTCCCCAGGCAGGTTAGATGCAATTAAGTGACACAAAAAAGTTATGATGCCAACTTAAAGGGATAGTTCacttttttaaaacatttgccATGTTTCCCTTTTCATCAAGATCCCCAATTTAAAAATCCAAAAAAATGTGTCATTCCACATTAGGATTGGGAGAAAGAGGATTGGTTCATTCATTAGCTAAGCCAATCAAAACGTAGCTAGCCACTTCTGTAAAGAAACAGAACGAAAATGTTGAATGAAGTGACCTATCCCTTCAATATCACCTGTAATGAAGCACACAGTATCACGGGAAGGAGGAATTTGAGCCGACTAATTGCTTTGAGTTCAGAGGGCCCCAACCAGTAGAGATGTTGGAATATGTGTTGACAGGGTTAGCATGTCATGCACATACAGGGCCTCTCTGTGGTCAGAACGAGGGGATCCACATCGCTGGCCTACATGTGGTCAACATTTCAAAGGGATAGTTCACCATTTCAACATTCCTATCTACCTGACTAGCACTTTACTCCACTTCACACAGAGAGCCATTCAGGAGGGTCATCGAAGAGGGATCAAACACTAAAAGATGCTAATAACAGATCAGGTTGTTTGAGGTcacgttgtctctctctcctgtcctgagATCACATGCAGCTCCCTAGTCACACCTGGAGCCCCGCTAGCCACTCTACTGCCGCCATCTGGaccggtctctctctcgctctccttctctcccagccCCAGCTACGCACTGCCTGGTCCGCTGCCTCCATACTGCCTGGTCTGCTGCCTCATCCACTGCCTCAATGCTGCCGCTACCCTACCTAGTTCACTGCCTCAATTCTGCCtccacactgcctggtccactgcctcatcttcctccttgtCTGCCTCTATCCAATGATTATtctcctcccacccacccacccacccaccccaaccaacccccccccacccccccccaccactaccaccaccaccagctgtcaccccccctcccccctcctggcgCTCTCTAACCACGGTGCAGTTTGAACAAGGAGGATTGTGGGACTGGGAAGGAAGAGGTAAATCACCTGGAAACGTTTGGCACAACCGTTTTTTCCCCCCGCCCTTTTGGCAGCGGGGTGCTCCTGAGTGAACCGCTGGGTAGAAagccagagggggggggcagggggtcagaGACATACACTCCACACAGCAGTAAACATCAGAAATACAgctcaactctactggcctgGCTTGTCCATGGGGGAGGGCTAAAGAGGTGACTTTGGTTCTCCCAAGCTTCTCAAGGTACAGTGTCAACATGCAAGCCAGTGTAGCTAACCCAGGGCCCTGTGTACGTAGCCTACTGCAGGAGACTGCCTCACAGGTGGtgaagggggcggggcctggttCTGGTGTGGGTGATTGACAGGTGGAGCAGTCTTACAaggctccctcccccccagagcCACGCTACAGTCCTCTCCTGGGGCTGCCCTGGCCGGGGGTGCTGGTCTGGGGCGCTCGCTAGGTCGGGATCCTCTCTGTCTTATCTCAGGGGATGTTCAGGGGTCTGTCTGGCCTGGTTCACCCTGACTGCTCTAGTGACTCTGCTAGGCTACGTTAAAcatgagaaagggaggggggtggtgggacGGTCCATCCCTGCAgggcgcggggggggggtcttggtCCGAGGTTGGTAGAGCCCACCTGTTCCTGTAGCTCGGCCAGCCGCGTTGCGCGTTCCTCCTCGGAGTCTGAgctgtctgtggaggaggaggcagcacTGCTGTCGCTGCTCGCCGTGCTCTTACTGACCACCGGGGGCGCCGCCGCCTCTACTGGCTCGTCGGGCATCTTGGCGAAGCGCATCTCGAAAACATcctgccgcacacacacacacacacacgcagacacacatgtacacacacacagatgtgtgagagtgtttgagAAGTTCACACACTGGGCTATGCTTTCCGCCACCAAGCttaggtgggtgtgtgtgtgcgcgcgcgtccatggctctgtgtgtgtacctgcagcttGCGCGCCATGGCAACCACCTCGTGGTCAGGGGGGTTGTACTTGTAGCAGTTGGAGAACATCAACCGCACGTCTGTGGCGAAGCTCTGGGCGTCGGGGTATTCTCTGCTGTCCATCTTGGTCTGAGTAGACACAAAGTACCCCGCTGCTCAAACACCACCTAGCACTGCCCGTGTGTTTACAGTGCTGAGGTccactacagtgtgtgtgtgtgtgtgtcaccttgaCAGTGCTGAGGTCCATGGGGTGTTTGATGATCTCGTGGTAGTCGTGCAGCTCCAGGGCAGCAGCGTCCACAGGCTTGTAGAAGGGCCAGGCGTAGGCCGCGTGCTTCTTAGACAGCATCTCCCTCAGGATGGTGTCACAGTGCTTCATCTgctcccccgcccccgcccccgcccgccccttcttcccccccgcctccaccccctcctcctccttgcggGGCGGCTTGGGGGGGCGCGGGGCGCTGTCGCGGCGGGACGCCACCTTGGCCTGTTTGGTGTCCAGGGGCGGGGAGTCGCTCCGGCTGGCAGCGATGGCTGACGTGGTCGGGGTGGTGGTGTCTGCTTTCCTCTTCACTCCCTTCTTCTGGGGAGGACGGACaggcgcacacgcgcacacacacacacacacacacgcacacacacacgcacacacacaggggcagacaTACACCTTGCATCAACATTCTGattcccccgccccctcccctaacCGTCTGTGAATGTCTGGGGTGACTGTTCATTCGCAAACGCTCGACGCCACGACGGTCGTTACCTTGACGACGGGCTGCGCGGTGGGCATCATGGCGGGTGCGGGCGGCGCTGGGGCGGGCGTGGGCGCGGGGCCGGAGGCGACGGTTGGCACAGGCGAGGGCGTGGCTGAGATGACGGGTGCCTGAGGGGCGAGAGGCGGGGTGCTGGGGTACGTGGTAGGGGGCGAGGCCGACGACTCTGCTAGCTGgctcactggacacacacacacacacacagttactctTGGAGTGTTCTCCAGCAACATTCCTCATAAAAATTcctgggtaacacacacatgaaaggtCAACGTGTCACAAATTGCTCAACACAAACGACACAAGAGCAGCCCGGAAAGGGTCAGGACAGGGGTCAAAGGGCATGGCTGGGGGCAGAAGGAGTCGGGGCAGGaaggccagggccaggggggTACCTTGACCAGGGCCAGATGGTTTCCGGGCCTTGTTtttgggggctggaggcaggagggCCACTTCCTCCTGGGGCATCTGGGCCACTTTCTGCAGGAAGATCTTCTCCAACGCCTGGGCCATCAGGACGATGTCGTCTGTCGGCTGGTGGGCAGGAAGATCAGAGGaaacaaatgtgttttatcCTACATTTATCCATTGGTGCTGGTGCCTGGGTACATTTTTTACAAGGAATTCACTGAGCAGATGCTTGTTTATACGTACAACTAGTACAATACTGTActagtattattattttttggaaGTATTATGTTCAGAAGCCCCTCGTTcaaacagtatttcagtggtcagagtcaaggaacagtctgttcCTCAGCACAGTGATCAGgtagtcactgtgtgtgtacatgtgtgtgtgtacatgtgtgtgtgggtacctTGTTGTAGATGTAACAGTTGGTGAACATGGTGTTGAAGTCCTGCATGCACTCCTGGGCGCTCCAGTAGTAGTTGCTCTCCAGACGCTTCTTGATGGTGCCCATGTCCATGGGGCTCTTAATGACCTTGTGATAGTCCTGCCGGACACAGGTAAGCACAGGTAAGCACAGGTTAACACAGGTAAGCACAGGtaaacacaggtaaacacaggtAAGCACAGGTAAGCACAGGTTAACACAGGTAAGCACAGGTAAACACAGGTAAGCACAGGTAAGCACAGGTAAACACAGGTAAGCACAGGTAAGCACAGGTAAACATCCCACCACCCCGATACCACACAACACCTTCAAACAGGAAGACCAACAACATCCCTGCCCATAGAAGGGCTTCACAACGCAAGCCCACACATTCATGTTCTTGGAACACCAGAAGGAACCATGTTGTTTACATCTTCCTACTACAACAAAACGATCCCCTTAACTAGAAACGGCAGACAGTATGTTTTCCTGATATCAATCAATCTTTATTTATATAGATAGATATACTAGGCTGAAGTGAAACACGTTCCCCTGTGCTGAACAGATATCCTGAACATCCCTCTGTGTTGATCTGGCATAAGGCCTTCTCAGATCAGTCTACGTGCCCTGCTCCTTGTCTGGACCAGCGGTGGACTTACGGCAAGGCCCAGCTTGATGGCGTCAACAGGCTGGTAGAAGGGCCACGCAAACTGGTGCTTCCAGAGTGTCTTGACCACGACGTTCTGCATGTACTGCAGCTGATTTGTCTTCCGGCCAGGCTTGGTGGGGTTGGAGGTTTCAGGGGCTGGGGGGTTGATGAGGGGCGGGGTGGCCTCGGGCGGGGCCGACATCCTGACTGCGGACtcctacttcctgcttcctcctgGCGTGTGTGACGCACGTCTGAGCGCGTGTTCTGGGGTCTTCAGTGGAAACAGGGCGCCTCTTTCTGCTCCGTGGTCCTCCAGGCACACTCACATCCCATCGCACAGCTGCCCTGGCAGAGAGGAAGCACAGAGGCTGTTAAATCACGGCACTAGCGAGGGACCCAACGTCTCAGAGGTAACTATTTTAGCTGGCAGGCGTCTGAATTGCCTGATGCACACCTTTCGAATGCACACCGGTTCTCACCATAATCAATAACATCTTGCTGTGAGTTGCCTCTAATACAAACACATGAGAAATTATTTACACACACTAGCACTACGAGTCCCGTTTATGTGATCTTGGTCCGTAATTCGGATAAAAATGTATGGTTAAACGTATACCTTGTGTCAGCTGTGAAATGTTTTATCACTTGTACCTATTTATTTCAATACATTTATAAGCCAATCCAAAACATGGGGTTTAAACGTTAAACATTGGGAATATTTAAAGCCGAATAAATCATCACATATACCAAAACAGTTCATAATGATCAAATACACGTGGAGCAGTAGCCAAATCCAGATAGGTGTTCTCGCGGACATGGGACCAGTACCAGATGTTACACGACCTGGTCAGCTAGTATTTGACGAGTTCAATAAGAGTTGTGAGTGACAGCTACTCAGGTAGCTAACTAGTTCACAAAATTATAAATCACATTCACTGCCAAATGGACATTTCATTAATTTCTCGACGGTAATCTAGCTACCTAGATCTATATAGAAAGAAATTTGTAGCACAACTAACTCACCTTAATGCACGGTGGGTGAACTGCTAAATAACgtaacgttagccagctagcattTGCTTCAAAGATAAGTAATGTGGACTAGCTAGCCTAAGCTATCACAGCCAGCGTTCTCTCTAGCGTTATCCAATTAAGCAACCAAGTTGAATTGCACGCTAACAGTAAGCGTAAGATAATACATCCTAAAACAAGCTTATATATTTAACTTAAACTGAAAAGGTGGAAAGTAGCTAGCTGCTAGCACGTATCATAATTATATTCCTTTGAAAAGATGGCGGGCAGAGCAATGCAATgctaaatagctagctaacaaactgGTTAGCTATGCAGCTAGCTTCTATTTGGCAGTCTTATTTGTGCACGCGGTGATTCAGGAGCAGATGTCCCAGACAATAATACTAAACTAAAGTAGTAAATGAGCACTGTAGCATCAATACCGAAGCAGATGTAATATTTTTATTTAGGATATGGTTACTATAGCTGTACACTAGCTAGCCTACAGACCCTAGCAAAATGTAACCAGCTCGCTAGCTAAGTACGCTTTGTAGCTAGCTATGCATTGTTTCAAGGCGCCGAGCGGGCAGACGGACTCCCTTAAAAGCAACCTATATATTCAGTGCATTTGAGACCCATATGCGAAATGCATTACATAATTTAAATAAAACTAATATGAAAACAAATTTTACTTTATTGCTTTGTCCTCAAATGGCTCCAGCGGTGTTTAGTTCGCAGTTTTCTGGCACCTTTTATTTAGCGAAGTGGCATAATAGATGAGTTATCAGCTGTCTGCGCGATTCCTTCCATGCACATGCGCAATATCCGTGGAGCACCCTGGGCCTTGTGGCTGTTCTACGAAAAAGCGTTTGGAATAGCTCGAAGTCCCTGAAGGACGGACTTCATTTCCCAGGATGCAGCGCTCAGACCCAAGTTCTGGTTCTGGCCCACTCAGTTCGGCGTCGACTGCCCTGTTTGACGTTGTCTGAACTCTGTAAATTAAACGCTAGCTATCAATTAGCCCAACCAACAGTCATTACCATAGTCACATGAACACACTAATCAGTCAACGATAACCGTAAATCAGTGTAGCATACCTTGTCGTCTAGCTCAGACCGGATTAGATTCCTGTCTAAATAAAAGCTTTATTTGCCCATCGGAGTGAATTATGACTATAGATTTTGAATATTTCTCAAAAGAAAATGGATCGGAATAAACTAGCATGGAATATGCTGTGTTATTGAAACGGTCGAAAGGCGTTTGGGTTTTTGACAGTTTGTAGCCTACTACACACAAAATGTGGGATATGGTGGCATTATCCACTCGGATTATTTGTGTCACAAATCTTTGTCACTTGGCCATCACTGAGCCTAATCTAGGTAGGCCTACCTCAGACTAAGACAATACCCCCTGGAACTTCTTGACTAGTCTACTGTACTCCACTGGTTGTCTatccctggtcctcagggcccaacATTTTTGACGTTTCCATGctggttcaaatgaatggttcgATATCAGGCTTCCGCATAACTTGATAACGATacatataataaataaataattgtattattatttttatagtCTGGATGTTGCAACAGTTCAACAATTCATCCACAAGAGGGTGTCAGTTGCAAATAAGATATCTGAAGGTGATGGGACCAGCTAAGGGTTTGAGTTTTGGTGTCTACAACTGTGTATCCAATGAATCATATGCAAATATAAACTATTATGTTTGGTTTAATAGATGATCCCCCCCGTACATTTTACAATACATTCAGTTTTGTACATTTTTAAGCATTTGCACTTACTGTTGGGTTAACCAGCATGTGACACCTCTGCCGCACTAGAACAACTTCTGTTGACATAGAACCTCTCTCACATCAAAGAATGCTACGTAGAACGAAACATTTAATACTACCATGATTATAATCTAAAAAACAAATGCACATGCTCAAACATACAAGAAAGCCACATTGCCCAGACATTCACAAGGTGCAATGCAACACATTCAGAGCAAGACAGGCGTTTCTGCCTGCAGTcaggtggggaggaggtggagggggtggagcagaAGGTGGAGCACATGCTGGGGAGGTgtggcctggaggagggaggggtggaggtggagggggtggagcagaAGGTGGAGCACATGCTGGGGAGGTgtggcctggaggagggaggggtggaggtggagggggtggagcagaAGGTGGAGCACATGCTGGGGAGGTgtggcctggaggagggaggggtggaggtgtgttcaGATGCTGTCCTAACAGGAAAACCATGGTACATCGAATGACACATCATAATGGGGGAATCATCCACACATCTATCAGACTGGTTCTTCCTCATGATGCCTGGGTAACAGAGCAGCACTTGAAGTCATCTTAAAAGTCAGCACTCAATAGACTGCAGCTGcccatttttgtgtgtgtttgtgtgagacaggggagatgtgtgtgtgtgtaaggggtgtGGGTGTTGAAGAGAGATTTACTGGTGAGGTTCTGTTGCCATAGCAGCTGGATTTCAAGCATTCCATGTGCAGGTAGGTTCTAAacagattgagtgtgtgtgtttacctctaGACTGCACTGTGACAGACACCGCTCTGTTTTATTCtcaacacacaggcacgcacacacattcacacactcagcggaacccacacacacacactcacacacagcggaacacacacacacacagttctcttCTTCCAGGGTGTGTTGACTCAGTGGAATTCCTCAACTAGTTTATTTAACATTCTGCGGTTCAGCAAGTGGCTGTGTCCAAGAGAAGCCAGGCGTgcactagctgtgtgtgtgtgtgtgggggtgtgtgtgtgggtgtgcatgcgtgtgtatgcgAATGACTAAATGAGTGTATGTAACATGCAAATccattgtgtttttcttttgttcaaACCCACATGCTCGTACACTGCACTGTAGTTGTATGTTTTGTGTATGTGATTACAAACCTGTGATTACAAACCTGTAATCACCTGTAATCACCCGTGATCACACAcatggatgtgtctgtgtgtgagctcacctgcctgcctgtttcaGGTGTCCTCAACCCGCAGTACCACTGCTGTGGGCTGGGTGGCGCTGTGACAcagccgtctgtgtgtgtgagggtcttTGTTTGGCCAGCCATTATTGTCTCTGAGCTTGTGATACTTCCCTTATCATGAACTCTCTTTGTGTGGATTCCACTGAGAGAGAGTAAAATAAGATCCTAGTTCTGACCTGGTGTGGTAGAGCGCTCTTGTCTTTCATTCtcttgttccccccccccccccctctctctctctctctctcgctcccgctctctctcgctctctgtctcactctctctctatttctctctctctgtcctcctggaCACAAGCCAACAGAAGCACATGACAGCACTCTGACTTGTCTAATATTACATCTGATTTTGATTGGATAATCGTGTCACGCTGTAATTGAATTGGTCCTCCAGAGGAGTGTGTTCCCTCCAGGATCTCCCTGATCTCCTCTTGAACATCACCTTCGAGCCTCCCGCCTCCCTGCTCTGTCAACGCAGCGCCGCCACTTCCTGTATGATGTACGCAGGAAGCACTTCCTGTATGATGTGCGTAGGAAGCACTTCCTGTATGATGTATACAGGAAGCACTTCCTGTATGATGTACGCAAGAAGAACTTCCTGTATGATGTATACAGGAAGTATATGTCCCTTACCAGGATGTTTCTGGTCTTCTTGTGTATGTTAGGCCTGAACTAGAGGCCTTTGGGTGTctgccccctggccccccaaCTCCGCCCCTTCCAACGTTAGTCCTAAAGGAACGGAGCTTGTCCAATCACAAGCAGGGACAGCCCACAGAGCCTCCAATCATGTGTCAGCAGAGTTGGGACAGGACAGAACTGTCTGGTCTGAGTGTGGAATGATCTGGAACGCAGCGGAACGGCCTTTCTCacagtccaacacacacacacacgcacacacacacacagtcagaaagCGAGGCTGTGTCTCCggtccagatgtgtgtgtgtgtgtgcaaacctTTCGCCACGGTTAAACACAGAGCAGCTCTTTTCCATTCacgccctctccctctttcttctctctctccttctctctcttctctctctcttcttcactctcttcactctgtgtgtgtttctggagtGTCCACTGTGACTCTCTGTAAAGAGAGTTTAATAATCTCACCGGACCGCCAGCAAATCAGGGTCGTTTGATCATTTATTAATGAGGACCACATTAGCATAAGATAAAAGTGAGAGCTGATAGGTCAAAGCGATGAAAGCACCTCTGTAGTGGTGATGTAGTGATGGCTGTTTGATGTGAAGTGAGCACCGCATCTGATGTGCAGATATCAAAGCCACAAGAACCTCAGCATCATCCAGGCATTGTCATTGATGACATTTAAATGACTATTTCTTAaaaatcttttttatttattttattttttgtgagCTATAAGTCTATGAAGTGTTACTAGAAAATGTAGCACTCCCTATAAAGATATTACTGACCGAGTAGCCATAAACTTATAGCAATCTTTTAtatcttatttatttttgaatacCAGAACATTATAGATGTTATGTAGTACTTTTTCGGACAGTAATAGCTACGGACCATTGCTAACACAGAAAAGTATCACTTTTGGATTACATTCTTGCAATTTAGTTTATTTCTTGtgactttttgtttttgtttccatactgttctcctcctctgtggTGACATTGGGTCGCTCTAATCTGACCTGTCTGATGGAGCaaggtagctgtgtgtgtgtgtgtgtgtgagtgatgtaATTCGTCCCTGGTCAGATAATAACATGCCACAGTGATAGAGAGTGCAGTTAACTAATAGGTGTGCTGAGATTaccctctctgtcacacacacacacatgcatgtacgcacacacacacagcttgagaA
This is a stretch of genomic DNA from Hypomesus transpacificus isolate Combined female unplaced genomic scaffold, fHypTra1 scaffold_42, whole genome shotgun sequence. It encodes these proteins:
- the brd3b gene encoding bromodomain-containing protein 3b isoform X1 — translated: MSAPPEATPPLINPPAPETSNPTKPGRKTNQLQYMQNVVVKTLWKHQFAWPFYQPVDAIKLGLADYHKVIKSPMDMGTIKKRLESNYYWSAQECMQDFNTMFTNCYIYNKPTDDIVLMAQALEKIFLQKVAQMPQEEVALLPPAPKNKARKPSGPGQVSQLAESSASPPTTYPSTPPLAPQAPVISATPSPVPTVASGPAPTPAPAPPAPAMMPTAQPVVKKKGVKRKADTTTPTTSAIAASRSDSPPLDTKQAKVASRRDSAPRPPKPPRKEEEGVEAGGKKGRAGAGAGEQMKHCDTILREMLSKKHAAYAWPFYKPVDAAALELHDYHEIIKHPMDLSTVKTKMDSREYPDAQSFATDVRLMFSNCYKYNPPDHEVVAMARKLQDVFEMRFAKMPDEPVEAAAPPVVSKSTASSDSSAASSSTDSSDSEEERATRLAELQEQRFTQEHPAAKRAGGKNGCAKRFQLKAVHEQLAVLSQAPVSKPKKKKEKKDKEKKKEKEKPAKGKVEDEKRAKTPQQTKPANQKKAPARKANSTVTAPRQPKKGSKAGPANGEEGEEPSLPMSYDEKRQLSLDINRLPGEKLGRVVHIIQSREPSLRDSNPDEIEIDFETLKPSTLRELERYVKSCLQKKQRKLLLGSGKKSSRSKEELVQEKKRVLEQRLQDVSGQLGSSKRSSRTEKAAGAAAGGGASRLSGSSSSSESGSSSSSGSSSSSDSD
- the brd3b gene encoding bromodomain-containing protein 3b isoform X5, coding for MSAPPEATPPLINPPAPETSNPTKPGRKTNQLQYMQNVVVKTLWKHQFAWPFYQPVDAIKLGLADYHKVIKSPMDMGTIKKRLESNYYWSAQECMQDFNTMFTNCYIYNKPTDDIVLMAQALEKIFLQKVAQMPQEEVALLPPAPKNKARKPSGPGQVSQLAESSASPPTTYPSTPPLAPQAPVISATPSPVPTVASGPAPTPAPAPPAPAMMPTAQPVVKKKGVKRKADTTTPTTSAIAASRSDSPPLDTKQAKVASRRDSAPRPPKPPRKEEEGVEAGGKKGRAGAGAGEQMKHCDTILREMLSKKHAAYAWPFYKPVDAAALELHDYHEIIKHPMDLSTVKTKMDSREYPDAQSFATDVRLMFSNCYKYNPPDHEVVAMARKLQDVFEMRFAKMPDEPVEAAAPPVVSKSTASSDSSAASSSTDSSDSEEERATRLAELQEQRFTQEHPAAKRAGGKNGCAKRFQLKAVHEQLAVLSQAPVSKPKKKKEKKDKEKKKEKEKPAKGKVEDEKRAKTPQQTKPANQKKAPARKANSTVTAPRQPKKGSKAGPANGEEGEEPSLPMSYDEKRQLSLDINRLPGEKLGRVVHIIQSREPSLRDSNPDEIEIDFETLKPSTLRELERYVKSCLQKKQRKLLQKAAGAAAGGGASRLSGSSSSSESGSSSSSGSSSSSDSD
- the brd3b gene encoding bromodomain-containing protein 3b isoform X2, whose amino-acid sequence is MSAPPEATPPLINPPAPETSNPTKPGRKTNQLQYMQNVVVKTLWKHQFAWPFYQPVDAIKLGLADYHKVIKSPMDMGTIKKRLESNYYWSAQECMQDFNTMFTNCYIYNKPTDDIVLMAQALEKIFLQKVAQMPQEEVALLPPAPKNKARKPSGPGQVSQLAESSASPPTTYPSTPPLAPQAPVISATPSPVPTVASGPAPTPAPAPPAPAMMPTAQPVVKKGVKRKADTTTPTTSAIAASRSDSPPLDTKQAKVASRRDSAPRPPKPPRKEEEGVEAGGKKGRAGAGAGEQMKHCDTILREMLSKKHAAYAWPFYKPVDAAALELHDYHEIIKHPMDLSTVKTKMDSREYPDAQSFATDVRLMFSNCYKYNPPDHEVVAMARKLQDVFEMRFAKMPDEPVEAAAPPVVSKSTASSDSSAASSSTDSSDSEEERATRLAELQEQRFTQEHPAAKRAGGKNGCAKRFQLKAVHEQLAVLSQAPVSKPKKKKEKKDKEKKKEKEKPAKGKVEDEKRAKTPQQTKPANQKKAPARKANSTVTAPRQPKKGSKAGPANGEEGEEPSLPMSYDEKRQLSLDINRLPGEKLGRVVHIIQSREPSLRDSNPDEIEIDFETLKPSTLRELERYVKSCLQKKQRKLLLGSGKKSSRSKEELVQEKKRVLEQRLQDVSGQLGSSKRSSRTEKAAGAAAGGGASRLSGSSSSSESGSSSSSGSSSSSDSD
- the brd3b gene encoding bromodomain-containing protein 3b isoform X3 — protein: MSAPPEATPPLINPPAPETSNPTKPGRKTNQLQYMQNVVVKTLWKHQFAWPFYQPVDAIKLGLADYHKVIKSPMDMGTIKKRLESNYYWSAQECMQDFNTMFTNCYIYNKPTDDIVLMAQALEKIFLQKVAQMPQEEVALLPPAPKNKARKPSGPGQVSQLAESSASPPTTYPSTPPLAPQAPVISATPSPVPTVASGPAPTPAPAPPAPAMMPTAQPVVKKKGVKRKADTTTPTTSAIAASRSDSPPLDTKQAKVASRRDSAPRPPKPPRKEEEGVEAGGKKGRAGAGAGEQMKHCDTILREMLSKKHAAYAWPFYKPVDAAALELHDYHEIIKHPMDLSTVKTKMDSREYPDAQSFATDVRLMFSNCYKYNPPDHEVVAMARKLQDVFEMRFAKMPDEPVEAAAPPVVSKSTASSDSSAASSSTDSSDSEEERATRLAELQEQRFTQEHPAAKRAGGKNGCAKRFQAPVSKPKKKKEKKDKEKKKEKEKPAKGKVEDEKRAKTPQQTKPANQKKAPARKANSTVTAPRQPKKGSKAGPANGEEGEEPSLPMSYDEKRQLSLDINRLPGEKLGRVVHIIQSREPSLRDSNPDEIEIDFETLKPSTLRELERYVKSCLQKKQRKLLLGSGKKSSRSKEELVQEKKRVLEQRLQDVSGQLGSSKRSSRTEKAAGAAAGGGASRLSGSSSSSESGSSSSSGSSSSSDSD
- the brd3b gene encoding bromodomain-containing protein 3b isoform X6; protein product: MSAPPEATPPLINPPAPETSNPTKPGRKTNQLQYMQNVVVKTLWKHQFAWPFYQPVDAIKLGLADYHKVIKSPMDMGTIKKRLESNYYWSAQECMQDFNTMFTNCYIYNKPTDDIVLMAQALEKIFLQKVAQMPQEEVALLPPAPKNKARKPSGPGQVSQLAESSASPPTTYPSTPPLAPQAPVISATPSPVPTVASGPAPTPAPAPPAPAMMPTAQPVVKKKGVKRKADTTTPTTSAIAASRSDSPPLDTKQAKVASRRDSAPRPPKPPRKEEEGVEAGGKKGRAGAGAGEQMKHCDTILREMLSKKHAAYAWPFYKPVDAAALELHDYHEIIKHPMDLSTVKTKMDSREYPDAQSFATDVRLMFSNCYKYNPPDHEVVAMARKLQDVFEMRFAKMPDEPVEAAAPPVVSKSTASSDSSAASSSTDSSDSEEERATRLAELQEQLKAVHEQLAVLSQAPVSKPKKKKEKKDKEKKKEKEKPAKGKVEDEKRAKTPQQTKPANQKKAPARKANSTVTAPRQPKKGSKAGPANGEEGEEPSLPMSYDEKRQLSLDINRLPGEKLGRVVHIIQSREPSLRDSNPDEIEIDFETLKPSTLRELERYVKSCLQKKQRKLLQKAAGAAAGGGASRLSGSSSSSESGSSSSSGSSSSSDSD